The Solanum pennellii chromosome 4, SPENNV200 genomic interval CTCTACATTTTTGCCCCAAGAACATAGGCTTGATTGAACTTTTTTAGAtcttttattgtattatttgtCGCTTTCACAATATCATCTAAAAGTTTGAATGGCTAATAATAAGGCATTTTATATTCACTTAATTAAATCAACataacattttcttgaaataaattGGACATATAAGTGAAATACAATCTCTGTTTCTGCCCTAACAATGTAGGCTTGGCTGAGCTTCTATAAATGTTAtttgggaaaatgcataagtattcTCTAAACATATGTCTAAAATTTCAGagacatacttatactataATAAGGTTCTATTACTCCCTGAattcattttataaataatttttaatctattttcgGCTTACATGACACTATCAACCAGATAACTTGAAAAAATTGTCAGCACACTTTGGGCCAACGAGATAGTGTGACATAGACCGAAAAGGAGTcgaaaactatttataaaacaaGTTCAAGGgctaataggaccttaatatagtatgaTTGTGTCTATGGAATTTCAGACATAGATAGaggatacttatgcattttcgCATGTTATTTTGCATACTTTATTTCTCCTTTTTCCTAGTTAGCCCATACACAATCTTTCACAATATcatctaaaattttaaactaattaaaataactttcttctatttatttaattacgtcttcaatacaatattttcttgaaatgatttaaatatttcaattttgtcAGAACCACCAAGAAATGACCAACAACCAACAAGAAATCATGTACTAGAAGATGACTTGGGGATAATAGAAGTATTCCCATCAGGTGATGCACCACCAATAAATAATGCACaaaatcaagaagaagaaaatattattgctcAACAAAGCCAAGAACTTGATAAATCTAAAGGAAATTCACAAGAACAAAAAGagattgatgatgatgaggatttTAAAACTCTACCAAAAGGGTTTATACCTGAAGAAAGAGCAAAATTTTCAACACCTCCAGGAAAAAGATCAGCTCCTAGACCTAAGACTGGTtgaagttaattaattaatcaaattccaGTGTtgtgatcattttttttttgaaaaaaaaaaggagctagtttcttgtttcttttgtttgtttgttttgctCATCTTTAATGTTGTACCTGTTAATATGTTCTAAAAAGAATATCATGAAgaactattttttaaagttttctaTGTTTGAtcgatcaaaatttaaaatatatatcttctaGGAATCACAAATTCcttaaatataagaaaaattaagtagaaaaataaatttcataagtGATATTTTGCATTGATATCGTATTTTCCATCCTCCAAAATAcctcatattcaccttttaattttttctcattCCAACCTCCCCAAACCCCAATCCGATCTTGACCCACCTCAACCTTCTATAACATGTGTCTAGATTACatacttatattttaaaatttgccTTTATATCAAATGCAGAACAATAAGTAactgaa includes:
- the LOC107017259 gene encoding uncharacterized protein LOC107017259, producing MTDFITYTKKKIEDLFVYIVSCGKSSKEPARDVPEEDQAGPATNITPIRFSKEPPRNDQQPTRNHVLEDDLGIIEVFPSGDAPPINNAQNQEEENIIAQQSQELDKSKGNSQEQKEIDDDEDFKTLPKGFIPEERAKFSTPPGKRSAPRPKTG